A window from Festucalex cinctus isolate MCC-2025b chromosome 12, RoL_Fcin_1.0, whole genome shotgun sequence encodes these proteins:
- the LOC144032267 gene encoding YTH domain-containing family protein 2-like isoform X2, which yields MILVQHALTLQNGAVTQKDSLNDDEFEPYLNTQGRQSNAYTAMSDSYMPSYYSPSIGFSYSLNEAAWSTGGDPPMPYLASYGQLSNGEPHYLPDAMFGQPGPLGSNPFLGQHGFNFFPSGIDFSAWGNSSSQGQSGTPQSSGYSSSYAYAPSSLGGAMIDGQSPFAPAANEPLNKAPGMNSLDQGMAGLKIGGASPGGSGDMAPKVVGSGLPGGGPLGTVSSVGPSSMPPVSIAPVKPASWADIASKPAKPQPKLKTKGGMGANLPPPPIKHNMDIGTWDNKGTVPKAVTPQQVPSIPSNGQQPNQSSPQPGSTAAGNPQMPLSNGQLVPPVPQMGPHQFPPGGQPGMVQLAQSPLSQGPPPPPSQQQQAAQPTRWVPPRNRANGFGDGGGTGAGQSPPSSSGVGMVPGVSSEPHPVLEKLRMVNNYNPKDFDWNPKQGRVFIIKSYSEDDIHRSIKYNIWCSTEHGNKRLDAAYRSLGAKGPLYLLFSVNGSGHFCGVAEMRSAVDYNTSAGVWSQDKWKGRFDVRWIFVKDVPNSQLRHIRLENNENKPVTNSRDTQEVPLDKARQVLKIIAGYKHTTSIFDDFSHYEKRQEEEECVKKVEVQGSEPYPSNPNSRSHYRLQERQGRMK from the exons ATGATTCTCGTCCAACACGCCTTGACAT tGCAAAACGGAGCTGTGACCCAAAAGGATTCCTTGAATGATGATGAGTTTGAGCCTTATCTGAACACTCAGGGCAGACAG AGCAATGCCTATACGGCCATGTCAGACTCGTACATGCCCAGCTATTATAGCCCCTCCATAGGATTTTCCTACTCCCTCAACGAGGCAGCATGGTCTACCGGCGGGGACCCTCCTATGCCTTACCTGGCCTCCTACGGACAGCTAAGCAACGGGGAGCCCCACTACCTCCCAGACGCCATGTTCGGGCAGCCGGGCCCTTTGGGAAGCAACCCCTTCTTGGGCCAGCACGGCTTCAACTTCTTCCCCAGCGGCATCGACTTCTCGGCATGGGGGAACAGCAGCTCTCAGGGACAGTCGGGCACGCCGCAGAGCTCCGGCTACAGCAGCAGCTACGCGTACGCTCCCAGCTCCCTGGGAGGGGCCATGATTGATGGACAGTCCCCCTTTGCGCCGGCTGCCAACGAACCCCTAAACAAAGCGCCCGGAATGAACAGCCTGGACCAGGGCATGGCCGGCTTAAAGATTGGTGGCGCGTCTCCCGGGGGCAGCGGGGACATGGCTCCCAAGGTGGTCGGCTCTGGCTTACCAGGAGGGGGTCCTCTGGGCACTGTGTCCTCGGTGGGACCCTCTAGCATGCCTCCCGTCTCCATCGCCCCTGTCAAGCCTGCCTCTTGGGCGGACATCGCCAGCAAGCCAGCCAAGCCTCAGCCCAAGCTGAAAACCAAGGGCGGCATGGGGGCCAATTTGCCGCCGCCACCCATTAAACACAACATGGACATCGGCACGTGGGACAACAAGGGCACCGTGCCCAAAGCGGTCACGCCTCAGCAGGTGCCCTCGATCCCCAGCAACGGGCAGCAACCCAATCAGTCGTCCCCCCAGCCTGGGAGTACAGCGGCGGGGAACCCCCAGATGCCCCTCAGCAACGGACAGCTGGTACCCCCGGTTCCCCAGATGGGGCCGCATCAGTTCCCGCCCGGCGGGCAGCCCGGCATGGTTCAACTGGCCCAGTCGCCTCTCTCCCAGGGGCCCCCGCCTCCGCCCAGTCAACAGCAGCAGGCCGCCCAGCCCACCCGCTGGGTCCCCCCGAGGAACCGGGCCAACGGGTTCGGCGACGGTGGCGGGACTGGCGCGGGCCAGtcacctccctcctcctccgggGTGGGTATGGTCCCAGGGGTGTCTTCCGAGCCCCACCCGGTCTTGGAGAAGCTGCGTATGGTCAACAACTACAACCCCAAGGACTTTGACTGGAACCCCAAGCAGGGCCGCGTGTTCATCATCAAGAGCTACTCCGAGGACGACATCCACCGCTCCATCAAGTACAACATCTGGTGCAGTACGGAGCACGGCAACAAGAGGCTGGACGCCGCCTACCGCTCGCTGGGCGCCAAGGGGCCGCTCTACCTCCTGTTCAGCGTCAACGGCAGCGGGCACTTCTGCGGCGTGGCCGAGATGCGCTCGGCCGTGGACTACAACACGTCGGCCGGCGTGTGGTCGCAGGACAAGTGGAAGGGCCGCTTTGACGTGCGCTGGATCTTTGTCAAAGACGTTCCCAACAGTCAGCTGAGACACATCCGGCTGGAGAACAACGAGAACAAGCCGGTGACCAACTCTCGGGACACGCAGGAGGTGCCGCTGGACAAGGCCCGGCAGGTGCTCAAGATCATCGCTGGCTACAAACACACCACCTCCATCTTTGACGACTTTTCGCACTACGAGAAGcgtcaggaggaggaggagtgtgTGAAAAAG GTGGAGGTCCAAGGCAGCGAGCCATATCCCAGCAACCCAAACAGCAGGAGTCATTACAGGCTGCAG GAACGCCAGGGACGGATGAAGTAA
- the LOC144032267 gene encoding YTH domain-containing family protein 2-like isoform X1 translates to MNHLDPIQRPKGQANKVQNGAVTQKDSLNDDEFEPYLNTQGRQSNAYTAMSDSYMPSYYSPSIGFSYSLNEAAWSTGGDPPMPYLASYGQLSNGEPHYLPDAMFGQPGPLGSNPFLGQHGFNFFPSGIDFSAWGNSSSQGQSGTPQSSGYSSSYAYAPSSLGGAMIDGQSPFAPAANEPLNKAPGMNSLDQGMAGLKIGGASPGGSGDMAPKVVGSGLPGGGPLGTVSSVGPSSMPPVSIAPVKPASWADIASKPAKPQPKLKTKGGMGANLPPPPIKHNMDIGTWDNKGTVPKAVTPQQVPSIPSNGQQPNQSSPQPGSTAAGNPQMPLSNGQLVPPVPQMGPHQFPPGGQPGMVQLAQSPLSQGPPPPPSQQQQAAQPTRWVPPRNRANGFGDGGGTGAGQSPPSSSGVGMVPGVSSEPHPVLEKLRMVNNYNPKDFDWNPKQGRVFIIKSYSEDDIHRSIKYNIWCSTEHGNKRLDAAYRSLGAKGPLYLLFSVNGSGHFCGVAEMRSAVDYNTSAGVWSQDKWKGRFDVRWIFVKDVPNSQLRHIRLENNENKPVTNSRDTQEVPLDKARQVLKIIAGYKHTTSIFDDFSHYEKRQEEEECVKKVEVQGSEPYPSNPNSRSHYRLQERQGRMK, encoded by the exons ATGAATCACCTGGACCCAATCCAGAGACCGAAAGGCCAAGCTAATAAAG tGCAAAACGGAGCTGTGACCCAAAAGGATTCCTTGAATGATGATGAGTTTGAGCCTTATCTGAACACTCAGGGCAGACAG AGCAATGCCTATACGGCCATGTCAGACTCGTACATGCCCAGCTATTATAGCCCCTCCATAGGATTTTCCTACTCCCTCAACGAGGCAGCATGGTCTACCGGCGGGGACCCTCCTATGCCTTACCTGGCCTCCTACGGACAGCTAAGCAACGGGGAGCCCCACTACCTCCCAGACGCCATGTTCGGGCAGCCGGGCCCTTTGGGAAGCAACCCCTTCTTGGGCCAGCACGGCTTCAACTTCTTCCCCAGCGGCATCGACTTCTCGGCATGGGGGAACAGCAGCTCTCAGGGACAGTCGGGCACGCCGCAGAGCTCCGGCTACAGCAGCAGCTACGCGTACGCTCCCAGCTCCCTGGGAGGGGCCATGATTGATGGACAGTCCCCCTTTGCGCCGGCTGCCAACGAACCCCTAAACAAAGCGCCCGGAATGAACAGCCTGGACCAGGGCATGGCCGGCTTAAAGATTGGTGGCGCGTCTCCCGGGGGCAGCGGGGACATGGCTCCCAAGGTGGTCGGCTCTGGCTTACCAGGAGGGGGTCCTCTGGGCACTGTGTCCTCGGTGGGACCCTCTAGCATGCCTCCCGTCTCCATCGCCCCTGTCAAGCCTGCCTCTTGGGCGGACATCGCCAGCAAGCCAGCCAAGCCTCAGCCCAAGCTGAAAACCAAGGGCGGCATGGGGGCCAATTTGCCGCCGCCACCCATTAAACACAACATGGACATCGGCACGTGGGACAACAAGGGCACCGTGCCCAAAGCGGTCACGCCTCAGCAGGTGCCCTCGATCCCCAGCAACGGGCAGCAACCCAATCAGTCGTCCCCCCAGCCTGGGAGTACAGCGGCGGGGAACCCCCAGATGCCCCTCAGCAACGGACAGCTGGTACCCCCGGTTCCCCAGATGGGGCCGCATCAGTTCCCGCCCGGCGGGCAGCCCGGCATGGTTCAACTGGCCCAGTCGCCTCTCTCCCAGGGGCCCCCGCCTCCGCCCAGTCAACAGCAGCAGGCCGCCCAGCCCACCCGCTGGGTCCCCCCGAGGAACCGGGCCAACGGGTTCGGCGACGGTGGCGGGACTGGCGCGGGCCAGtcacctccctcctcctccgggGTGGGTATGGTCCCAGGGGTGTCTTCCGAGCCCCACCCGGTCTTGGAGAAGCTGCGTATGGTCAACAACTACAACCCCAAGGACTTTGACTGGAACCCCAAGCAGGGCCGCGTGTTCATCATCAAGAGCTACTCCGAGGACGACATCCACCGCTCCATCAAGTACAACATCTGGTGCAGTACGGAGCACGGCAACAAGAGGCTGGACGCCGCCTACCGCTCGCTGGGCGCCAAGGGGCCGCTCTACCTCCTGTTCAGCGTCAACGGCAGCGGGCACTTCTGCGGCGTGGCCGAGATGCGCTCGGCCGTGGACTACAACACGTCGGCCGGCGTGTGGTCGCAGGACAAGTGGAAGGGCCGCTTTGACGTGCGCTGGATCTTTGTCAAAGACGTTCCCAACAGTCAGCTGAGACACATCCGGCTGGAGAACAACGAGAACAAGCCGGTGACCAACTCTCGGGACACGCAGGAGGTGCCGCTGGACAAGGCCCGGCAGGTGCTCAAGATCATCGCTGGCTACAAACACACCACCTCCATCTTTGACGACTTTTCGCACTACGAGAAGcgtcaggaggaggaggagtgtgTGAAAAAG GTGGAGGTCCAAGGCAGCGAGCCATATCCCAGCAACCCAAACAGCAGGAGTCATTACAGGCTGCAG GAACGCCAGGGACGGATGAAGTAA
- the LOC144032069 gene encoding transcription cofactor vestigial-like protein 2 isoform X1, with the protein MSCLDVMYPAYGHYASYAASAPAFINTLQTPSGVSSSSPPCRDFMDTPRGPEGMSAVQGTVGGSTTTSSSSASSSSSSSSSSSSSYTPAAPRPDEGPKDKQEGPEAEYLSSRCVLFTYYQGDISSVVDEHFSRALSSYLDGEGKRRVSEQQIAGGPETPSPSSRRSFPPSFWDSNYSSPQSRAPCETAAPSYSMDPYASGLHPGLHAHPHPHAHPHSHPHAHPAESWGYTQAQAYGPPRPLHELYSPSTLEPHYGPLLMPTVRPAHLPTLPSHYEVSKLEPAASWPGLLPPGDVSQTLALNMDAGLQQHKKGKELYWF; encoded by the exons ATGAGCTGTTTGGATGTTATGTACCCAGCCTATGGACATTACGCCTCGTACGCAGCCAGCGCTCCTGCTTTCATCAACACGTTACAG ACTCCAAGTGGTGTGAGTAGCAGCTCACCTCCGTGCCGGGATTTCATGGACACTCCAAGGGGTCCCGAGGGAATGTCCGCCGTTCAAGGCACCGTCGGCGGATCGACGACCACGTCCTCTTCGTCCGCATCGTCTtcttcgtcctcctcctcctcctcgtcttcctcctaCACGCCGGCGGCCCCACGGCCTGACGAGGGCCCCAAGGACAAGCAGGAGGGCCCCGAGGCAGAGTACCTGAGCTCGCGCTGCGTGCTTTTCACCTATTACCAGGGGGACATCAGCAGCGTGGTGGACGAGCACTTCTCCCGGGCGCTCAGTTCCTATCTGGACGGGGAGGGCAAGAGGCGAGTTTCGGAGCAACAGATCGCAGGTGGCCCAG AAACGCCgtcaccgagcagccgacgaaGCTTCCCTCCATCCTTCTGGGACAGTAACTACTCGTCGCCTCAAAGCCGCGCACCCTGCGAGACGGCGGCTCCTTCCTATTCGATGGACCCCTACGCGTCGGGGCTACACCCGGGTCTGCACGCGCACCCTCACCCGCACGCTCACCCTCACTCGCACCCCCACGCTCACCCGGCGGAGAGCTGGGGCTACACCCAGGCTCAGGCCTACGGGCCCCCGAGGCCTCTCCATGAACTGTACTCGCCCTCCACTTTGGAGCCCCACTACGGGCCCCTGCTCATGCCCACTGTTCGGCCGGCCCACCTGCCCACCTTGCCGAGCCACTACGAAGTAAGCAAGCTGGAGCCGGCGGCCTCCTGGCCTGGCCTGCTACCTCCGGGGGATGTCAGCCAGACACTTGCCCTCAACATGGATGCAG GCCTGCAGCAGCACAAGAAAGGAAAGGAGCTCTACTGGTTCTAA
- the LOC144032267 gene encoding YTH domain-containing family protein 2-like isoform X3, with product MSDSYMPSYYSPSIGFSYSLNEAAWSTGGDPPMPYLASYGQLSNGEPHYLPDAMFGQPGPLGSNPFLGQHGFNFFPSGIDFSAWGNSSSQGQSGTPQSSGYSSSYAYAPSSLGGAMIDGQSPFAPAANEPLNKAPGMNSLDQGMAGLKIGGASPGGSGDMAPKVVGSGLPGGGPLGTVSSVGPSSMPPVSIAPVKPASWADIASKPAKPQPKLKTKGGMGANLPPPPIKHNMDIGTWDNKGTVPKAVTPQQVPSIPSNGQQPNQSSPQPGSTAAGNPQMPLSNGQLVPPVPQMGPHQFPPGGQPGMVQLAQSPLSQGPPPPPSQQQQAAQPTRWVPPRNRANGFGDGGGTGAGQSPPSSSGVGMVPGVSSEPHPVLEKLRMVNNYNPKDFDWNPKQGRVFIIKSYSEDDIHRSIKYNIWCSTEHGNKRLDAAYRSLGAKGPLYLLFSVNGSGHFCGVAEMRSAVDYNTSAGVWSQDKWKGRFDVRWIFVKDVPNSQLRHIRLENNENKPVTNSRDTQEVPLDKARQVLKIIAGYKHTTSIFDDFSHYEKRQEEEECVKKVEVQGSEPYPSNPNSRSHYRLQERQGRMK from the exons ATGTCAGACTCGTACATGCCCAGCTATTATAGCCCCTCCATAGGATTTTCCTACTCCCTCAACGAGGCAGCATGGTCTACCGGCGGGGACCCTCCTATGCCTTACCTGGCCTCCTACGGACAGCTAAGCAACGGGGAGCCCCACTACCTCCCAGACGCCATGTTCGGGCAGCCGGGCCCTTTGGGAAGCAACCCCTTCTTGGGCCAGCACGGCTTCAACTTCTTCCCCAGCGGCATCGACTTCTCGGCATGGGGGAACAGCAGCTCTCAGGGACAGTCGGGCACGCCGCAGAGCTCCGGCTACAGCAGCAGCTACGCGTACGCTCCCAGCTCCCTGGGAGGGGCCATGATTGATGGACAGTCCCCCTTTGCGCCGGCTGCCAACGAACCCCTAAACAAAGCGCCCGGAATGAACAGCCTGGACCAGGGCATGGCCGGCTTAAAGATTGGTGGCGCGTCTCCCGGGGGCAGCGGGGACATGGCTCCCAAGGTGGTCGGCTCTGGCTTACCAGGAGGGGGTCCTCTGGGCACTGTGTCCTCGGTGGGACCCTCTAGCATGCCTCCCGTCTCCATCGCCCCTGTCAAGCCTGCCTCTTGGGCGGACATCGCCAGCAAGCCAGCCAAGCCTCAGCCCAAGCTGAAAACCAAGGGCGGCATGGGGGCCAATTTGCCGCCGCCACCCATTAAACACAACATGGACATCGGCACGTGGGACAACAAGGGCACCGTGCCCAAAGCGGTCACGCCTCAGCAGGTGCCCTCGATCCCCAGCAACGGGCAGCAACCCAATCAGTCGTCCCCCCAGCCTGGGAGTACAGCGGCGGGGAACCCCCAGATGCCCCTCAGCAACGGACAGCTGGTACCCCCGGTTCCCCAGATGGGGCCGCATCAGTTCCCGCCCGGCGGGCAGCCCGGCATGGTTCAACTGGCCCAGTCGCCTCTCTCCCAGGGGCCCCCGCCTCCGCCCAGTCAACAGCAGCAGGCCGCCCAGCCCACCCGCTGGGTCCCCCCGAGGAACCGGGCCAACGGGTTCGGCGACGGTGGCGGGACTGGCGCGGGCCAGtcacctccctcctcctccgggGTGGGTATGGTCCCAGGGGTGTCTTCCGAGCCCCACCCGGTCTTGGAGAAGCTGCGTATGGTCAACAACTACAACCCCAAGGACTTTGACTGGAACCCCAAGCAGGGCCGCGTGTTCATCATCAAGAGCTACTCCGAGGACGACATCCACCGCTCCATCAAGTACAACATCTGGTGCAGTACGGAGCACGGCAACAAGAGGCTGGACGCCGCCTACCGCTCGCTGGGCGCCAAGGGGCCGCTCTACCTCCTGTTCAGCGTCAACGGCAGCGGGCACTTCTGCGGCGTGGCCGAGATGCGCTCGGCCGTGGACTACAACACGTCGGCCGGCGTGTGGTCGCAGGACAAGTGGAAGGGCCGCTTTGACGTGCGCTGGATCTTTGTCAAAGACGTTCCCAACAGTCAGCTGAGACACATCCGGCTGGAGAACAACGAGAACAAGCCGGTGACCAACTCTCGGGACACGCAGGAGGTGCCGCTGGACAAGGCCCGGCAGGTGCTCAAGATCATCGCTGGCTACAAACACACCACCTCCATCTTTGACGACTTTTCGCACTACGAGAAGcgtcaggaggaggaggagtgtgTGAAAAAG GTGGAGGTCCAAGGCAGCGAGCCATATCCCAGCAACCCAAACAGCAGGAGTCATTACAGGCTGCAG GAACGCCAGGGACGGATGAAGTAA
- the LOC144032069 gene encoding transcription cofactor vestigial-like protein 2 isoform X2, with product MDGIEDIQAYGHYASYAASAPAFINTLQTPSGVSSSSPPCRDFMDTPRGPEGMSAVQGTVGGSTTTSSSSASSSSSSSSSSSSSYTPAAPRPDEGPKDKQEGPEAEYLSSRCVLFTYYQGDISSVVDEHFSRALSSYLDGEGKRRVSEQQIAGGPETPSPSSRRSFPPSFWDSNYSSPQSRAPCETAAPSYSMDPYASGLHPGLHAHPHPHAHPHSHPHAHPAESWGYTQAQAYGPPRPLHELYSPSTLEPHYGPLLMPTVRPAHLPTLPSHYEVSKLEPAASWPGLLPPGDVSQTLALNMDAGLQQHKKGKELYWF from the exons atggatggaattgaaGACATTCAAG CCTATGGACATTACGCCTCGTACGCAGCCAGCGCTCCTGCTTTCATCAACACGTTACAG ACTCCAAGTGGTGTGAGTAGCAGCTCACCTCCGTGCCGGGATTTCATGGACACTCCAAGGGGTCCCGAGGGAATGTCCGCCGTTCAAGGCACCGTCGGCGGATCGACGACCACGTCCTCTTCGTCCGCATCGTCTtcttcgtcctcctcctcctcctcgtcttcctcctaCACGCCGGCGGCCCCACGGCCTGACGAGGGCCCCAAGGACAAGCAGGAGGGCCCCGAGGCAGAGTACCTGAGCTCGCGCTGCGTGCTTTTCACCTATTACCAGGGGGACATCAGCAGCGTGGTGGACGAGCACTTCTCCCGGGCGCTCAGTTCCTATCTGGACGGGGAGGGCAAGAGGCGAGTTTCGGAGCAACAGATCGCAGGTGGCCCAG AAACGCCgtcaccgagcagccgacgaaGCTTCCCTCCATCCTTCTGGGACAGTAACTACTCGTCGCCTCAAAGCCGCGCACCCTGCGAGACGGCGGCTCCTTCCTATTCGATGGACCCCTACGCGTCGGGGCTACACCCGGGTCTGCACGCGCACCCTCACCCGCACGCTCACCCTCACTCGCACCCCCACGCTCACCCGGCGGAGAGCTGGGGCTACACCCAGGCTCAGGCCTACGGGCCCCCGAGGCCTCTCCATGAACTGTACTCGCCCTCCACTTTGGAGCCCCACTACGGGCCCCTGCTCATGCCCACTGTTCGGCCGGCCCACCTGCCCACCTTGCCGAGCCACTACGAAGTAAGCAAGCTGGAGCCGGCGGCCTCCTGGCCTGGCCTGCTACCTCCGGGGGATGTCAGCCAGACACTTGCCCTCAACATGGATGCAG GCCTGCAGCAGCACAAGAAAGGAAAGGAGCTCTACTGGTTCTAA